The DNA region CGGACCCGCTCCTCGCGTTCGAGCGCGGCGCGGCGTACGCGCAGGAGGTAGCGGTAGGTCGGGACCCGGCCGGGTCCGGGCAGGTCGTGCAGCCGGAGGAAGTCGCCCGAGCCGGTACGCAGCGCCGGCATGTCGGGGGAGAGGCGGACCTCGCCGCGGGCGGCGGGGAGTGGACGCCAGTCGTGTCTGGGGTACATCGGGGCTCCTGGCTGCTCGGTGGTCGATGGTGGGGGAAGGGCCGGGGGCGCCGGGCTCGTCAGCCCGGCGCCCCCGCGATCAGACGGTGGCCAGCTCGCCCGAACGGCACGTGGTGCTCACCCGTCTGCGATCAGTCGAAGGGGTTCTCGACCAGCGCGTTCGAGTGGGACGCGGACAGGTGCGCCAGCTGCTCGGTGTCCTCGATCTCGCTCACGATGTCGTTGTTCATCGGTATCTCCTCTGTCGGATCGTTCGACCCGGCGTCGCCGGGGCCCGCTGGTGCGGACAGCGGCAAAACGTATATGAGAATCATTCCCAATACCAGTAGTGTTCCGACCATGAACCCCACACTGGTCCTCGCAGACCACCGCGCCGGCCGCTGGCGGACCTTCGATCCTGGCGCCCTGCCCGGCCCCTGGTCGAGCGCCACGCTGGCCGAGCACGCCGGCGTCCTGACGCTCCCGGCGGGCGCCCCCGGGGGCGCGCGGGCGGTGTTCGCCGACGACGCCCTCGGCACGCTGGTGGTGCTCGACGGCGCAGGTCAGGCCCGCAGAGTGCCGATCGCGATCCCCGCCGAGCACCTCGCCTGCGACCCGACCGGTCGCTACGTCGTGGTCACGACCGGCCTCGGCGCCTCGTGGGAGCCGTGGAGCGATCTGGTCACGGTCGTCGACCTGGCCGACGCGAGCGGCACCACCGCGGTGCGGGTGCGGGTCCGCACCGGCGAGCCCGGCGTCGTGATCGTTCCGGATACCGGAACAGGCGAGCCCATGGTCGTGCTGCGGCACCGCGAGCCCGGCGAGGCGGAGGTGATCGCGCTGAGCGACCTGCTCCGGGCCGACCCCCACTGCCCGGTCGTACGCGGCGAACGCCTGAAGCTGGCCGGAGATCTCGGCCACGGCGACGCCGTCGACCACCGGTCCGGCGTCGTCCACCTGTCCACCGAGGCGGGCATCGAGCGGCTGCGGGTCACCGGGGGACGACCCGAGCGCCTCGAGACCTGGCCGTGGCCGGTTCCGGGACGGGCGTACTTCCTGCGGCTCGACCCGGCCGCGGGAATCGTCGCCGCCGTCCGTGGGGCCGACGCGGACGCGGCGCAGTGGCACACCTGGACGAACCACCTGGTGCGCTGGAGCCTGGACGGCTCCGCCGAGGTGACCCGGACCGGCGACGGCCTGGTGTTCCGGCCGGACGCGCTCGACGGAACGGTCGCCTGGACGATCGTGCACCCCGACGGCGACCGGCTGGCGATGCTCGCTGACGGCCGGCTCAGCGAGGTAGAGCTGCCGCCGATGAGCGCCGCTCCGCGGCCCGGGGTCGCGCCCTGGGACCCGGTGGGCGACCGGTCGGCGCAGCGGCGCGCCCTCGCGCTGGTCTCGGCCGACCTGGCCGCGGTCACCCGCGGAGGCGACGGCCAGCTCCATCTCGTCCGTGGCTCAGGCATCGAGTCGACCCTGGACCTGGGATCACCCTTCGACGAGGGAGGCCACCTGGCCGTTATCAGGGCGCCCGAGGCACAGGTCGACGGGGTCGGACGGTGACCCGCGCGAGCGTTCACGACGCGCTGCGTCGTGCGGAACGGGCAGGCCGCCCGGGGCTGCCGATGGGCCGGTTCCGGCTCTCACGGTGCCCTGGTGACCTGCTGCCGGTCCTGGTGAACGAGGACAGCGGGGTCGTGTTCGACCCGGGCGCACGGATCCAAGCCGCGGCACCGT from Nocardioides luteus includes:
- the amiA gene encoding streptamidine family RiPP, whose translation is MNNDIVSEIEDTEQLAHLSASHSNALVENPFD